A DNA window from Helianthus annuus cultivar XRQ/B chromosome 15, HanXRQr2.0-SUNRISE, whole genome shotgun sequence contains the following coding sequences:
- the LOC110911362 gene encoding uncharacterized protein LOC110911362 has translation MNHCGVHQKNTFGSSQEERRRSVLVSGSFDNVEPMVCPKPRRLSLFSATMNEPVRSLRWQMSEVYESKAGSELQDIFFAKGGGYSPLDQICTNVASSPPFFSGSPPSRVSNPLTQDARFGDEKISPLSPRSMVPNPASSGLQSSPMKGGCNRSSFGNKPAVRIEGFDCLDRDNRRNCSIATLA, from the exons ATGAACCACTGCGGAGTCCACCAGAAGAACACCTTTGGATCATCTCAGGAAGAGAGGAGGAGATCTGTTTTGGTGTCTGGATCGTTTGATAACGTTGAACCCATGGTTTGTCCGAAACCGAGGCGACTCAGTCTCTTTAGCGCCACCATGAACGAGCCTGTGAGGTCTCTGAGATGGCAGATGTCTGAAGTTTACGAGTCGAAAGCCGGCTCGGAGCTTCAGGACATCTTCTTTGCAAAG GGTGGTGGTTATAGTCCATTAGACCAAATCTGTACAAATGTAGCCTCGTCGCCCCCGTTTTTCAGTGGGTCACCGCCGAGTAGAGTTTCTAACCCGTTAACACAAGACGCTCGTTTTGGGGATGAAAAGATATCCCCATTGTCACCGCGTTCCATGGTTCCCAATCCTGCATCATCCGGTTTACAGTCGTCTCCAATGAAAGGAGGATGTAACCGTTCGAGTTTTGGCAACAAACCGGCTGTGAGGATTGAGGGGTTTGATTGCCTTGACAGGGACAATAGGCGCAACTGCAGCATCGCTACCCTGGCTTGA